From Cannabis sativa cultivar Pink pepper isolate KNU-18-1 chromosome 8, ASM2916894v1, whole genome shotgun sequence, a single genomic window includes:
- the LOC115700847 gene encoding cyclin-B1-2: MEAPKTIAHEIGGLQNDALRFGLNGVKSDIVGSHPIETACQSAIKRQEDINRKILANTYGSAFSLKMDLDRQILSRFQRPPGVIPSSMLGFEAITGALDDFCFEDYLNDPRESETFRPVDMHHGMEVRLGLSKGPVCPSFM, translated from the exons ATGGAGGCGCCCAAGACCATAGCCCACGAGATCGGAGGACTTCAAAACGATGCTCTTCGCTTCGGCCTTAATGGCGTCAAGAGCGACATCGTTGGATCTCATCCCATCGAGACGGCTTGCCAATCT GCGATAAAAAGACAAGAGGATATAAACAGGAAAATTCTGGCCAACACATATGGGAGTGCTTTTTCCTTGAAAATGGACCTTGACAGGCAAATTCTTTCACG ATTTCAGAGGCCTCCAGGAGTAATTCCCTCTTCAATGCTGGGTTTTGAGGCAATTACTGGAGCTTTGGATGACTTTTGCTTTGAGGATTATCTAAATG ATCCACGTGAATCCGAAACCTTCCGACCAGTAGATATGCATCACGGGATGGAAGTTCGCCTGGGGCTGTCAAAGGGTCCTGTCTGCCCAAGCTTTATGTAA